A part of Brassica rapa cultivar Chiifu-401-42 chromosome A05, CAAS_Brap_v3.01, whole genome shotgun sequence genomic DNA contains:
- the LOC108871895 gene encoding uncharacterized protein LOC108871895: MSSAAANPQFLDHYENPYYLHSSDHAGLVLVSDRLSSGAEFHSWKRSIRMALNVRNKLGFIDGTIPKPLDSHRDAGSWSRCNDMVTTWIMNSVSKKIAQSLLYMPAAESIWKNLLVRFKQDDAPRVYEIEQRLGSIQQGSMDVTTYYTELVTLWEEYKNFIDLPVCTCGRCECNAASLWEKLQERSRVMKFLMGLNESYDASRRQILMMKPIPSLEDVFNMITQDERQKSIKPAVKSDAVIFQTMGSPSESVPTDAPVLAAAQHGYRPKQRPLCTYCGQYGHILQKCFKIHGYPPGHRFHGQTPRGSSSQSMAARGQQNQSGYPRSHQQHQPLQYPPSNTVANVTNVPLMGSSIPSSSSLDVNRMSQDQVQYILHQLQASVRPPESSVQNQHATITEHGHMAAQSSSGIILSLSSNLRFENNILTFNHHCLSSLYNALPSGSWIIDSGATTHVCSDLARFSDLSTVTGVTVSLPNGHKEPISHIGSIIVSPTITLHNVLYVPSFRFNLISVRCLLVDNNSSAHFYVDHCLIQESTEGLMIGRGSIFNNLYVLDTNVSASPTICASLLDDGQLWHQRLGHASLAKLLHVPGIKALHKTSLSAVENCPVCPLAKQRRLPFVSHNHISSFPFDLVHMDVWGPFSVESTEGYRYFLTLVDDCTRVTWIYFLKNKSDVSKVFPAFIQHVHLQYKANIKSIRTDNAPELAFTDLVCKHGMIHQFSCAYTPQQNSVVERKHQHILNVARALLFQSKLPLIYWTDCVSTAVFLINRTRVLKRGRLAD, translated from the coding sequence ATGAGTTCTGCTGCTGCGAATCCTCAGTTCTTGGACCATTACGAAAATCCATATTATCTTCACAGTTCTGATCATGCTGGACTGGTTCTCGTTTCCGATCGTCTTTCTTCCGGTGCGGAGTTTCATTCTTGGAAGCGCTCGATACGTATGGCCTTGAATGTTCGTAATAAGCTTGGTTTCATCGATGGTACGATTCCTAAACCTCTTGATAGCCATCGTGATGCTGGATCTTGGTCTCGTTGCAATGATATGGTCACAACTTGGATTATGAATTCTGTTTCAAAGAAGATAGCTCAGAGTCTTCTTTATATGCCTGCTGCTGAATCGATTTGGAAGAATTTGTTGGTACGATTCAAGCAGGATGATGCTCCACGAGTGTATGAGATTGAGCAACGATTAGGGTCTATTCAGCAAGGTTCTATGGATGTAACAACGTACTATACAGAGCTTGTCACTCTATGGGAAGAGTACAAGAACTTCATAGATCTTCCTGTTTGTACATGTGGCAGATGTGAGTGTAATGCTGCTTCTTTGTGGGAGAAACTGCAGGAACGTAGTCGGGTGATGAAGTTTTTGATGGGGCTTAATGAGTCTTATGATGCTAGTCGTCGTCAGATCTTGATGATGAAACCCATTCCGTCTCTTGAAGATGTCTTTAATATGATCACTCAAGATGAGAGACAGAAGAGTATCAAACCTGCTGTGAAGAGTGATGCCGTGATATTTCAAACGATGGGTTCTCCTTCTGAGTCTGTACCTACTGATGCTCCTGTTCTTGCTGCTGCTCAACATGGTTATCGGCCCAAGCAGCGCCCTTTATGCACTTATTGTGGTCAGTATGGTCATATTCTACAGAAGTGTTTCAAGATACATGGCTACCCTCCGGGGCATCGCTTTCATGGTCAAACTCCAAGAGGATCTTCTTCACAGTCAATGGCTGCACGAGGACAGCAAAATCAGAGTGGTTACCCTCGTTCTCACCAACAGCACCAACCTCTGCAGTATCCTCCATCTAACACGGTTGCTAATGTCACTAATGTTCCTCTGATGGGTTCTTCCATTCCATCATCTTCAAGCTTGGATGTTAATCGTATGAGTCAAGATCAAGTACAATACATTCTTCACCAACTTCAAGCTTCTGTTCGTCCTCCTGAGTCTTCAGTTCAGAATCAGCATGCTACTATCACGGAACATGGTCACATGGCTGCTCAATCCTCTTCTGGTATCATTCTTTCTTTATCCTCAAACCTTCGTTTTGAAAACAATATACTTACCTTCAACCATCACTGTCTTTCATCCCTTTATAATGCCCTGCCTAGTGGTTCTTGGATAATTGACAGTGGGGCCACGACGCATGTCTGTTCTGATCTTGCGCGTTTCAGTGATCTTTCTACTGTCACTGGTGTCACCGTGTCTCTCCCGAATGGTCACAAAGAGCCTATTAGTCATATAGGCAGCATCATAGTTTCACCAACTATTACACTGCATAATGTGCTTTATGTGCCATCTTTTCGTTTTAATCTCATCAGTGTGCGTTGCTTACTTGTTGATAATAATTCTTCAGCTCACTTTTATGTTGATCATTGTTTGATTCAGGAATCTACTGAGGGATTGATGATTGGTAGAGGGTCTATTTTCAACAATCTTTACGTCTTAGATACAAATGTTTCTGCGTCTCCTACTATCTGTGCCTCTTTGTTGGATGATGGTCAACTTTGGCATCAACGTCTTGGGCATGCTTCACTGGCCAAATTGCTTCATGTTCCGGGTATAAAAGCATTGCATAAAACTTCTCTGTCTGCTGTAGAAAACTGTCCTGTGTGTCCTTTAGCTAAGCAACGACGCTTACCATTTGTTTCCCATAATCACATTTCTTCATTTCCTTTTGATTTGGTACACATGGATGTATGGGGTCCTTTCTCAGTAGAGTCTACAGAGggttatagatattttttaacTTTGGTCGATGACTGTACTCGTGTAACATGGATCTACTTTCTAAAGAATAAAAGTGATGTTTCAAAAGTTTTTCCTGCTTTCATTCAACATGTTCATTTGCAATATAAGGCCAATATTAAATCCATTAGAACTGATAATGCACCTGAACTCGCATTTACTGACCTTGTTTGCAAACATGGTATGATCCATCAATTCTCGTGTGCTTATACTCCTCAACAGAACTCTGTTGTTGAGCGTAAGCATCAGCATATCCTGAATGTAGCTAGAGCATTGTTGTTTCAATCTAAACTTCCGTTGATCTATTGGACAGATTGTGTTTCTACAGCCGTGTTTCTTATAAATAGAACCAGGGTTCTAAAACGCGGACGCCTAGCCGATTAA
- the LOC103869142 gene encoding UDP-glycosyltransferase 71B6 yields the protein MSEFEDSDAEFVVPSLTRPYPLKYLPYIFKSKEWFSFFRTQARRFRETKGILVNTIAELEPHALKFLSNGDSDTPPVYSVGPVLHLKNDTDVTQAEILEWLDEQPAGSVVFLCFGSMGGFSEEQAREIATALEGSGHRFLWSLRRASPNVMKELPREFSNLEEILPQGFIDRMKARGKVIGWAPQAAVLEKPAVGGFISHGRWNSTLESLWFGVPTAIWPLYAEQKFNAFEMVEELGLSVEIRKYWRGDLLLGRTEMELVTAEEIERGIRVLMEQGSDVRKRVKEISQKCHVALMDGGSSRIALRKFLQDVSDNIA from the coding sequence ATGAGCGAGTTCGAAGACTCGGACGCTGAGTTCGTGGTTCCGAGTTTGACTCGTCCGTATCCGTTGAAATATCTTCCttacatattcaaatcaaagGAGTGGTTCTCGTTCTTCCGAACTCAAGCGAGAAGATTCAGAGAGACTAAGGGCATTTTAGTAAATACTATTGCTGAGCTCGAACCTCACGCGTTGAAGTTTCTCTCCAACGGTGATAGTGACACTCCTCCTGTCTACTCAGTGGGGCCAGTGTTGCACCTCAAAAACGACACGGACGTTACACAAGCGGAGATTTTGGAATGGCTCGATGAGCAACCGGCTGGTTCGGTAGTGTTCCTCTGCTTCGGGAGCATGGGAGGCTTCAGTGAGGAACAAGCGAGAGAAATCGCCACCGCGCTTGAGGGAAGCGGCCACCGTTTTCTCTGGTCTCTCCGCCGTGCATCTCCAAATGTAATGAAGGAACTTCCTCGTGAGTTCTCCAACTTGGAGGAGATTCTCCCACAAGGGTTTATTGACCGGATGAAGGCAAGAGGCAAGGTGATTGGCTGGGCCCCACAAGCGGCCGTGCTGGAGAAGCCGGCGGTCGGAGGTTTCATCTCTCACGGCAGGTGGAACTCGACGCTGGAGAGTCTGTGGTTCGGAGTTCCCACGGCCATTTGGCCGCTTTACGCTGAACAGAAGTTCAACGCCTTCGAGATGGTAGAGGAGCTTGGATTGTCGGTGGAGATCAGGAAGTACTGGCGAGGAGATCTTTTGTTGGGGAGGACGGAGATGGAACTCGTTACGGCCGAGGAAATTGAGAGAGGCATAAGGGTTCTGATGGAGCAGGGTAGTGACGTGAGGAAGAGAGTGAAGGAGATCAGCCAGAAATGCCATGTCGCTTTGATGGACGGTGGATCGTCACGCATTGCTTTACGAAAGTTTCTTCAAGACGTATCGGATAATATCGCTTAG
- the LOC103249141 gene encoding peroxidase 30, with protein MKLLHVMAAFAAMFLMGMFVSSDAQLQMNFYAKSCPKAEKIISDHIEKHIHNGPSLAAPLIRMHFHDCFVRGCDGSVLINSTSGNAEKDAPPNLTLRGFGFVERIKTILEAECPKTVSCADIIALTARDAVVATGGPWWSVPTGRRDGRISNLTEASNNIPPPTSNLTTLQRLFANQGLNLKDLVLLSGAHTIGVSHCSSMNTRLYNFSTTVKQDPALDSEYAANLKANKCKSLNDNTTILEMDPGSRKSFDLSYYRLVLKRRGLFQSDSALTTNSATLKMINDLVNGSEEKFYKAFAKSMEKMGRVKVKTGSAGVIRTVCSVAGS; from the exons ATGAAGCTATTACATGTCATGGCTGCCTTTGCAGCGATGTTTCTTATGGGAATGTTTGTATCATCCGATGCTCAGCTTCAAATGAATTTCTACGCCAAAAGCTGTCCAAAAGCAGAGAAAATAATTTCGGATCATATTGAAAAACATATCCATAATGGTCCTTCTCTTGCAGCTCCTCTCATCAGAATGCACTTCCATGATTGCTTCGTCAGG GGATGTGATGGATCAGTGTTGATAAATTCAACATCTGGGAACGCAGAGAAAGATGCACCACCAAATCTAACACTTAGAGGATTCGGTTTCGTGGAGAGAATAAAGACTATTCTCGAGGCAGAGTGTCCTAAGACTGTATCCTGCGCGGATATCATCGCTTTGACCGCTAGAGACGCAGTTGTTGCCACC GGAGGTCCTTGGTGGAGTGTTCCGACTGGAAGAAGAGACGGTAGGATCTCAAATTTGACTGAGGCTTCGAACAACATTCCCCCGCCAACTAGTAACTTGACCACGTTACAACGACTTTTCGCTAACCAAGGCCTTAATCTCAAAGACCTTGTCCTACTCTCCG GGGCTCACACTATTGGCGTCTCTCATTGTTCTTCCATGAATACTCGCCTCTACAACTTCTCGACGACAGTCAAACAAGATCCAGCTCTGGACAGCGAGTACGCAGCGAACCTAAAGGCCAACAAATGTAAGAGCCTCAACGACAACACCACCATTCTCGAGATGGATCCAGGTAGCCGTAAAAGCTTCGATCTCAGTTACTACAGGCTTGTCTTGAAGAGGAGAGGTCTCTTTCAGTCTGATTCTGCCTTGACGACAAACTCAGCTACGTTAAAGATGATCAACGACTTGGTCAATGGTTCTGAAGAGAAGTTTTACAAGGCTTTCGCTAAGTCGATGGAGAAGATGGGGAGAGTTAAAGTGAAGACGGGCTCAGCCGGTGTGATCAGGACAGTTTGTTCTGTTGCCGGAAGTTAG
- the LOC103869143 gene encoding UDP-glycosyltransferase 71B2: MQLELVFIPSPGDGHIKPLVEVAKLLVERDDRVSVTILIIPQMAGFSTGSSSSYIASLSTASEDRLHYNVLSVADEPNSDGPKLNFLAFIDSFKPQVKAAVEKLITDPAQPESSPPSRLAGFVVDMFCTEMIDVANEFDVPSYLFYTSSATFLGTQFHAQYLYDVEKYDVSDLKDSDITELEVPCLSRPLPVKCFPSVMLNKYWLPIVFGQVRRFRETKGILVNTFAELEPYAMKFFSGGDNTLPTVYPVGPVLNLKTNGPVSTDDKQTEILRWLDEQPRESVVFLCFGSMGGFREDQAKEIAIALERSGHRFLWSLRRALPKGTMGHPGDFTNLEEILPEGFLDRTAKIGKIIGWAPQNAILANPAVRGFVSHCGWNSTLESLWFGVPMATWPLYAEQQINAFELVEELGLAVEIRNSFRADIMVEESEFMTAEEIERGIRCLMEQDNVRDRVKEISEKSHVALMEGGSSHAALLKFIEDVTTNIS, from the coding sequence ATGCAACTAGAGCTTGTTTTCATACCATCACCTGGTGACGGCCACATCAAACCACTAGTGGAAGTTGCTAAGCTTCTTGTCGAGCGTGATGACCGTGTCTCCGTCACCATCCTTATCATCCCTCAAATGGCTGGATTCAGTACCGGAAGCTCTAGCTCCTACATCGCTTCTCTCTCCACCGCATCTGAAGACCGCCTCCACTACAACGTTCTCTCCGTCGCCGATGAACCAAACTCCGATGGCCCTAAACTCAATTTCCTCGCTTTCATCGATAGCTTCAAGCCACAGGTGAAGGCCGCTGTTGAGAAACTCATCACTGACCCAGCACAACCCGAGTCGTCGCCGCCGTCGCGGCTTGCTGGTTTCGTGGTGGACATGTTCTGCACGGAGATGATTGATGTGGCCAACGAGTTTGACGTACCGAGTTACCTGTTTTACACCTCAAGCGCCACGTTTCTAGGGACACAATTCCACGCTCAGTATCTTTATGACGTTGAGAAATATGACGTCAGCGACTTGAAGGATTCGGACATAACCGAGTTGGAGGTTCCGTGTTTGTCTCGTCCTTTACCGGTTAAGTGTTTCCCATCTGTGATGTTAAACAAGTACTGGTTACCGATTGTGTTTGGCCAAGTGAGAAGATTCAGAGAAAccaagggtattttggtaaatacttttgCTGAGCTGGAGCCTTATGCTATGAAGTTTTTCTCCGGCGGAGATAATACTCTTCCCACGGTGTATCCGGTTGGACCGGTTTTGAATCTCAAAACCAACGGTCCGGTTTCAACGGATGACAAGCAGACAGAGATCCTACGCTGGTTGGACGAGCAGCCTCGTGAGTCTGTTGTGTTCCTCTGTTTTGGGAGCATGGGAGGGTTCCGTGAGGACCAAGCAAAGGAAATAGCTATAGCCCTTGAGCGAAGTGGTCATCGTTTCCTTTGGTCTCTTCGCCGTGCTCTGCCTAAGGGAACGATGGGACATCCCGGAGACTTTACAAACCTTGAAGAAATCCTCCCGGAGGGATTCTTAGATCGGACGGCGAAGATAGGGAAGATTATCGGTTGGGCTCCACAGAACGCCATACTAGCAAACCCTGCGGTCCGAGGATTTGTGTCGCACTGTGGATGGAACTCAACACTGGAGAGTCTCTGGTTCGGTGTTCCAATGGCCACGTGGCCTCTTTATGCCGAGCAACAGATTAATGCGTTTGAGTTGGTGGAGGAGCTAGGGCTAGCGGTGGAGATCCGGAACTCTTTCCGGGCCGATATTATGGTGGAGGAATCGGAGTTCATGACGGCGGAGGAGATAGAGAGGGGGATCCGGTGTTTAATGGAGCAAGATAACGTGAGGGATAGAGTGAAGGAGATCAGTGAAAAGAGCCACGTGGCGTTAATGGAAGGTGGGTCTTCTCACGCTGCTCTTCTAAAGTTCATTGAAGACGTCACTACGAATATCTCTTGA
- the LOC103869144 gene encoding uncharacterized protein LOC103869144 — MVFKPNAYIWRPTPEMTKMGDAVHGTIAWPLDKIRLPDQNSPTDQHSPTESNKISNQSGGNSTSSSNKGGKQKVALLDCHNLGQRVALGRVFSTDPAEKVHFVPLGPNATKVWVEVSEFDGARVWRPNSEIEFIGDAVGSTVAWPNDKIVYL, encoded by the exons ATGGTTTTTAAACCTAATGCCTATATCTGGAGACCTACACCTGAAATGACAAAGATGGGTGATGCAGTACATGGGACAATAGCGTGGCCTCTAGATAAGATAAGACTACCTGATCAAAATTCACCTACTGATCAACATTCACCTACTGAATCAAACAAGATATCCAATCAG AGTGGTGGTAACAGCACTAGTAGTAGCAACAAAGGTGGCAAACAGAAGGTTGCTCTCTTGGACTGTCATAACTTAGGACAGAGAGTTGCTTTAGGTCGTGTGTTCTCAACTGATCCAGCAGAGAAAGTGCATTTCGTTCCTTTAGGTCCCAATGCTACGAAGGTTTGGGTAGAGGTTTCCGAGTTCGATGGGGCTCGAGTGTGGAGGCCAAACTCTGAAATCGAATTCATAGGTGATGCAGTAGGAAGCACCGTGGCTTGGCCAAATGATAAGATTGTGTATCTCTAA